In Anomalospiza imberbis isolate Cuckoo-Finch-1a 21T00152 chromosome 26, ASM3175350v1, whole genome shotgun sequence, the following proteins share a genomic window:
- the ELF3 gene encoding ETS-related transcription factor Elf-3 — MAGSCEISNIFSNYISAMYQPDEVQPTLDMLGQFGDDSNLGLSLPASQPPAQSTDKPQWFSELPYFWTKVQVLEWISYHVEKNKYDASSIDFSCCNMDGHTLCHCSRDQMRLIFGPLGDELYDRLHEITSDELNWIIDLLEKEDATSQTFLNSSQLELGNPCAKDSLEDLKPTNPFTDFTYLPGSMSPGSSDVSGPVMSHSPNSQDSGGSDLDLDPAESKLFPDDHFPGSKKGDSKHGKRKRGRPRKLSKESRDCLENRKSKHSPRGTHLWEFIRDILIHPELNEGLMKWEDRREGVFKFLRSEAVAQLWGQKKKNSSMTYEKLSRAMRYYYKREILERVDGRRLVYKFGKNSSGWKEEEVLNRNKEL, encoded by the exons ATGGCAGGATCTTGTGAGATCAGCAACATCTTCTCTAACTACATCAGCGCCATGTACCAGCCCGACGAGGTGCAGCCAACCTTGGACATGCTGGGACAGTTTGGGGATGACAGCAACCTGGGGCTTAGCCTCCCGGCCAGCCAGCCCCCGGCACAGAGCACAG ACAAGCCCCAGTGGTTCAGTGAGCTCCCGTACTTCTGGACCAAGGTGCAGGTGCTGGAGTGGATCAGCTACCACGTGGAGAAGAACAAGTACGACGCCAGCTCCATCGACTTCTCCTGCTGCAACATGGACGGGCACACgctgtgccactgcagcagggaccAGATGCGCCTCATCTTCGGGCCCCTGGGGGATGAGCTCTACGACCGCCTGCATGAGATCA CCTCTGATGAGCTGAACTGGATCATTGATTTGCTAGAAAAAGAGGATGCGACTTCCCAGACCTTCCTGAACTCCAGCCAGCTGG AGCTGGGAAATCCCTGTGCCAAGGACTCCCTGGAGGACTTAAAGCCCACAAATCCTTTCACAGACTTCACCTACTTGCCGGGTTCCatgtccccaggcagctctgatGTCTCAG GGCCTGTGATGTCCCACAGCCCCAACTCTCAGGACTCCGGTGGAAGTGACCTCGACCTCGACCCTGCAGAATCAAAGCTCTTCCCTGATG ACCACTTTCCAGGCAGCAAAAAAGGGGACAGCAAACACGGCAAGCGGAAACGGGGACGGCCCCGAAAACTCAGCAAGGAGAGCAGAGACTGCCTGGAGAACAGGAAGAGCAAGCACT CCCCAAGAGGTACCCACCTGTGGGAGTTCATCCGGGACATCCTGATCCACCCCGAGCTGAATGAGGGGCTGATGAAGTGGGAGGACCGGCGGGAGGGGGTCTTCAAGTTCCTGCGCTCGGAAGCGGTggctcagctctggggccagaaaaagaaaaacagcagcatGACCTACGAGAAGCTGAGCAGAGCCATGCG ATATTACTACAAACGAGAGATCCTGGAGAGAGTCGATGGACGACGGCTGGTGTACAAGTTTGGGAAGAACTCCAGCGGCtggaaggaagaggaggtgcTCAACAGGAACAAGGAGCTGTAG